GGAACGCCTTGCGCAGGCGCTCCTCGGCGCTGCAGTTCGTTGCGATGTCCACCAGCCCGCAGAAGACGTCCCGGCGTCCCTCAAGCTGTGCGACCAGCCACTCAGGAGGTACCTCGCTGTCCGCGTCCGTGCTCGCCAGCCATCGTGCACCCCGGCCCAGCAACTCGGTGGCGGCCGTGGCCCGGGCGATGCCGACGCAGCGTGCAGCCAACCGCAGCGTATCAACCCGTTGCTGGGCGCAGATGGATTCCGTGGCGTCCGAACAATCGTCCAGCGCAACAATCACCTCCACCGCTTCGCCGCCCAGCGCGGGATTCAGGGCCGCTCTCCTGATCGACTGCAGGCACCGCTCCATGCTGGCTGCCTCGTTGTGGGCCGGAACCAGCACGCCTATCACCGCAGGCCCTCCAGACGGGCCAACGACATCGCGCCGCGCGTCCACCCCTGCAGTACGAAGTCCGCGTCGCGATAGTGGAAGGCCTCCTGCAGGCCTTCACCCAGGCATCGATGCACGACCTCGGTGCGGCTCGCGCGTCCCGGGAACGAAGGCAGCCAATGGCAGGCCACCAGCAGCCCGTCATCGCGAAGCGCTTCCCCGATACCGGCGCGCAGCTCGCGCAGTGCGCCGGCTCCCAGGTAGTAGCCCATTTCGCCGCAGACGATCAGATCGAAGCGGCCCGGCGGCCATTGCTCGGGATGGCTGGCGCAATGGACCTGCACGTGCGGCAGGTGGGCCAGGTTGCGGCGCGCCTGGAACGCAGCACGCGGGCTGATGTCGGTTGCCAGAAGTCGCTCGCAACGGGCGGCCAGGGCCTCGGTCAGTACGCCATTGGAACAACCCAGCTCCCACCCGCGAGTGAAATGACGCTGGCTCAGGCTTGCCAGCAGCAGTGCACGCTTGCGTTCTTCATACCATCGGCTTCGGTAGCCGAACGGGTCCTCCTGCTCATGCAGGTCATCGAAGTACGGTTGCGCGCTCATGCCAGGAATACCTCGTAGTTTCGGAAGAATCGGGTCAGTACATGCGCGGGCAGCACCGGAGGGCTGTTCAAGCCCGGCACGTCGCCCGTCTGCGTCCGGAAATGCGCGATCGCGTTTCGTTTCGCGGCCGCCACCGCTGAAATGTCGACCAGTCTGGGCACCTCCCACGCCATATGTGCACAGGCCGGATCCAGCCAGTGCCATCCCCAGACCGGGTACTCCAGGCGGTGGCACCCCACCGCCCGGGCGGCGCGGCAGGCAGCACGGCCTGCCGCTTCATGGTCGGGGTGGCCATCAAACCGCCATGGCGCCAGTACCAGGTCGCGGGGCTGCAGATGCTGTTGCAGCCAGCCTTCCAGGCCCTGTTCGTGCGTGCTGACCGCGCCGTCGGCGATACCCAGGTGAAATATGGAACCGGCCGGGATGCCGAGTTCGCCCAATGCCGCGGCAAGCTCCTCCCGTCGTGCCGACCGCAAGCGCCTTGGCGTCCACCACGGCTCGCCCGGATAGCATGCTTCGCCGTCCGTCACGGCAACGACGCTGACCTTCATGCCCTGCCCCACTGCGTGATGGAGCAGTCCGCCACAGCCGAGGATCTCGTCGTCCGGGTGCGGCGCGACCACCACCAGGCGGTCATGCCCGGTGCACAGTGCGCTTGCCGGTGTGATCGGCTGCTGCCAGAGCCAATTACAGCGCAGCCATGCCTGCTCCTGGGTTCCTTCGCCTTGCAGCGGTGCTTTGGCTACAGCGCCCATGTCGCCTCCTGGGCCGCCCGCTGCCCACCCAGCCATTCCCAATCGCGGTCGGCGTGGTTCTGGCGAAGGAACACGGTCAGGTCAGCGCAGCGTTGGGCATGGGCGTCTTCCAGGCACATGGGCGCCGGGCCCAGGGCCCGACCCGCCAGATCCAGCACGCGCGTAGCCGCACGCTCGACCACGCAACGTACCCTCACCACGTCCTCGCGATGTGCCGATTCGGGCTCGGCATCGATGCGTGCCGCCAGTTCGCGGAGCAGCGCCGCGGCCGGCGCCAACGCGAGGTCCACCTCACCCAGTAGACGTGCGCGATTTCCCTCGGTGCAGGCTGATCGCATGCGCTCGGC
This portion of the Stenotrophomonas sp. WZN-1 genome encodes:
- a CDS encoding glycosyltransferase, yielding MIGVLVPAHNEAASMERCLQSIRRAALNPALGGEAVEVIVALDDCSDATESICAQQRVDTLRLAARCVGIARATAATELLGRGARWLASTDADSEVPPEWLVAQLEGRRDVFCGLVDIATNCSAEERLRKAFRRRQQWGDDHGRIHGANLGVSAQAYRAAGGFAPLHCGEDVQLVRTLQRLGADVRWAGAPLVMTSARLAGRATGGFSAYLAEMGGLGAAPAAGQPILSA
- a CDS encoding SAM-dependent methyltransferase, translating into MSAQPYFDDLHEQEDPFGYRSRWYEERKRALLLASLSQRHFTRGWELGCSNGVLTEALAARCERLLATDISPRAAFQARRNLAHLPHVQVHCASHPEQWPPGRFDLIVCGEMGYYLGAGALRELRAGIGEALRDDGLLVACHWLPSFPGRASRTEVVHRCLGEGLQEAFHYRDADFVLQGWTRGAMSLARLEGLR
- a CDS encoding PIG-L family deacetylase, with the protein product MGAVAKAPLQGEGTQEQAWLRCNWLWQQPITPASALCTGHDRLVVVAPHPDDEILGCGGLLHHAVGQGMKVSVVAVTDGEACYPGEPWWTPRRLRSARREELAAALGELGIPAGSIFHLGIADGAVSTHEQGLEGWLQQHLQPRDLVLAPWRFDGHPDHEAAGRAACRAARAVGCHRLEYPVWGWHWLDPACAHMAWEVPRLVDISAVAAAKRNAIAHFRTQTGDVPGLNSPPVLPAHVLTRFFRNYEVFLA